From the Musa acuminata AAA Group cultivar baxijiao chromosome BXJ3-7, Cavendish_Baxijiao_AAA, whole genome shotgun sequence genome, one window contains:
- the LOC135643094 gene encoding cyclin-D5-1-like, with protein MDEPGCSRSISGLLCQEDATGIDLDLDSPTDDSELSQAFLVLKATDLCEEEYIEKLVSKESSFERQIGEFCLVPATESWLKRARSDAIKWILKTRARFGFGFRTAFLAATYFDRFFARRRIDNEKPWALRLLSMACLSVAAKMEEYRAPLLSELQIQGYAFDSNAVRRMELLLLDTLQWRMDCVTPFEYLSYFRCKFRCDADDPEESLRKVTALIFAAVDAINLASYCSFTIAAAAILAASSSMYTKESMETKMSAIPLFGSSSEKEHVFSCYNIMTQDPPKNMRSPKRLASPGASESCSSITGVIDGASFGLPRNKRRRLQLPDTH; from the exons ATGGATGAACCAGGTTGCTCTCGGTCGATCTCCGGCCTCCTCTGCCAGGAAGACGCGACCGGCATAGACTTGGATTTGGACTCTCCCACCGATGACAGCGAACTGTCTCAAGCGTTCCTGGTTCTCAAAGCCACCGATCTTTGTGAGGAGGAGTACATAGAGAAGCTGGTCTCGAAAGAGAGCAGCTTCGAGAGGCAAATCGGTGAGTTCTGCTTGGTTCCGGCGACGGAGAGCTGGCTCAAGCGTGCCCGCTCCGACGCCATCAAATGGATCTTAAAG ACCAGGGCCCGTTTCGGCTTCGGATTCCGGACTGCGTTCCTCGCGGCGACTTATTTCGATCGCTTCTTTGCACGGCGAAGAATCGAT AACGAGAAGCCATGGGCGCTGAGATTGTTGTCGATGGCTTGTTTGTCGGTGGCGGCGAAGATGGAGGAGTACAGAGCGCCACTGCTTTCGGAGCTTCAGATCCAGGGGTACGCATTCGACAGCAATGCTGTGCGGAGGATGGAGCTCCTCCTCCTCGATACTCTGCAATGGAGGATGGATTGCGTCACGCCATTCGAGTACCTGAGTTATTTCAGATGCAAGTTCCGGTGCGATGCTGATGATCCAGAGGAGTCACTGCGCAAGGTCACTGCACTCATCTTTGCAGCTGTCGATG CGATCAATTTAGCCAGCTACTGCTCCTTCACCATAGCAGCAGCTGCCATTTTAGCTGCATCCAGCAGCATGTATACAAAAGAGTCAATGGAGACAAAGATGAGTGCCATACCACTGTTTGGATCCTCTTCAGAAAAG GAACATGTGTTTTCCTGCTACAATATTATGACCCAGGATCCACCCAAGAACATGAGATCACCCAAGAGGTTGGCTTCTCCGGGAGCATCAGAGAGTTGTTCCAGCATCACTGGTGTCATTGACGGTGCCTCCTTCGGCTTGCCAAGAAATAAGAGGAGAAGGTTGCAGTTGCCGGATACCCATTAG
- the LOC135643353 gene encoding uncharacterized protein LOC135643353 isoform X2, which translates to MSATEQPPKKRKLYEAISDPPIAPPHHQALVSGAPPPPPSQEEIIRKRRNKDEIRSLVECYRRIKFCASQKDAGLMSELEQAYLSLITASRGCSSVQRIVAELIPRYASFCPTALEAAARVSINMYNWSLAIIVKGEDVDGVAYETVKACIFGLVDICCTASHEAPTSSVIQGICSAVFSNILTFFVSTFEGKDIYQIGSREVLKLQDPMDFLHELKHETKYDCETVLHRLFLLRALSFLCIFFAFPKNLLAACFELFVSGGTDVALHREGQYFLNQMTSHLSDDENDVSHVTDKVTDDPSLCPNLTKPSIDSDGNDQTESVAHSRKTLLQSKNCLLGMAIKNDPSMRVWISSYCSKLSKLHGLQATTESLSMLENLFGSLSKLVDGTDFEGSGGNKFDASNHDDVSNPYLVYKNPLQNEDIGGVSKDSGIPDASPADACKRDDGFAEKAMGEREGNSIHGGERLATTRKLHSGNRKESDTINYQSFNADLGMPSFVSISGGAAKTFSSPNEHSPAQSSASTQFLWYSDGDPRAMDVTSASKQLWVSSLGHDATETAVRLQFEDFGALQYFLFVPAKDFALVEYRNILDAVKARKCMQGSSIWGGCLHIKFLDRGVGSRAAFNGIAVGDSSFVYVGNVSTQRLKDEILHELLKAGLRNPPLVTSLTSENALLLEFSSAEEAASAIGHIRYFREASGCQAYENRKWTHGAYIKDKSVSGCQLLVKQVDASVPDMELINAFSRFGEITGWQFDRLNGCCYIDFQSHEAANLAKSHLRGARFGSTTVEVEIRSGNTGSAPNNVLFSPRAPSFHDVSADHWKARMSQLSSLFSSLRVKYNLNQNLSYESNKQKNYSLSTKDEVPVSTLYITLPGISFMTIEDDDLRALCNLAVGNLGSVVRLTRIGLQSSCWHVEFSSVDAAVTALDIIRSCSETFLQAEFRNNRAGVYHEESVTPRKLNTLGYSPSPGEFRPAGLDSKQGNPYVRSFTNKPDLNVHIPVSPRVNVENIGFQVQHGQAFQSNWTVASSADMREVPMDLSFPGPATNAGEKIWHYMKKENEPQMFGKVSLPSRTSVTHVGSVIPPPVPTSLVRPVYLTPSNSWDNSGPSPLLNRTSTGMMLIDNRNINACAPVPFIPSSITPLSQLPGGAMQRFDQVVTVPGLSNVVHPPPPPSDVPPPLPLSQPPSVPPPPSSPPPLQQPKDSNLQASISCPHHQWQGTLSKSGVHYCTIYAVREDSVACKYSTTLSEPADWPARLDVTKRTDIQHVKSTFSNTPPHKREVCRLLPSTTNDQRGIQDFISYLKQRDCAGVIKIPAGKSMGSRLLFILPYSLDTCSLLAIAPHPADCLIALILPKEINTEQS; encoded by the exons ATGTCGGCCACCGAGCAGCCGCCCAAGAAGCGAAAGCTCTACGAGGCGATTTCGGACCCACCGATCGCCCCGCCCCATCATCAGGCCTTAGTCTCGGgcgcccccccccctcccccgtcGCAGGAGGAGATCATCCGGAAGCGGAGGAACAAGGATGAGATCCGAAGTCTCGTGGAGTGCTATCGGAGAATCAAGTTTTGCGCCTCCCAGAAGGACGCCGGCCTCATGTCCGAGCTTGAGCAGGCTTATTTGTCTCTAATTACCGCTTCCAGAG GTTGCTCGAGCGTACAGCGTATTGTAGCTGAGCTTATTCCTCGGTATGCATCATTCTGTCCTACTGCTCTAGAGGCAGCAGCTAGAGTTTCTATCAACATGTATAATTGGAGCTTGGCCATAATCGtgaaaggagaggatgttgatggTGTGGCATATGAAACTGTTAAAGCCTGTATTTTTGGTCTAGTTGACATTTGTTGCACAGCATCACATGAAGCACCAACATCTTCTGTCATTCAGGGAATCTGTTCTGCAGTTTTTTCAAATATTCTTACGTTTTTTGTTTCAACTTTTGAGGGTAAGGATATTTATCAGATAGGTAGCAGAGAAGTTCTAAAGCTTCAAGACCCAATGGATTTCCTTCATGAACTGAAGCATGAGACGAAGTATGACTGCGAAACTGTGTTACATAGGTTATTTTTGCTTCGGGCACTTAGTTTCCTTTGCATATTTTTTGCCTTCCCAAAGAACTTACTTGCAGCCTGTTTTGAGCTCTTTGTTTCTGGCGGAACTGATGTTGCTCTACATAGAGAGGGGCAGTACTTTCTAAATCAGATGACAAGTCATCTGAGTGATGATGAAAATGACGTAAGTCATGTGACAGACAAGGTGACTGATGATCCTTCACTATGTCCAAATCTGACAAAACCAAGTATAGATTCCGATGGAAACGATCAAACTGAGTCCGTAGCGCATTCAAGGAAAACTTTGCTACAATCTAAAAATTGTTTATTGGGAATG GCAATTAAGAATGATCCATCCATGAGAGTTTGGATATCTTCTTATTGTAGTAAATTATCCAAGTTGCATGGCCTACAGGCTACTACCGAATCATTATCCATGTTGGAGAACTTATTTGGGTCTTTGTCAAAGTTGGTTGATGGAACAGATTTTGAAGGGAGTGGTGGGAACAAATTTGAtgcatcaaatcatgatgatGTCAGCAACCCATACTTGGTTTACAAGAACCCTCTCCAGAATGAAGACATTGGTGGTGTTTCAAAGGACTCGGGAATTCCTGATGCATCTCCGGCTGATGCGTGCAAAAGAGATGATGGTTTTGCAGAAAAAGCTATGGGTGAAAGGGAAGGAAATTCCATTCATGGTGGGGAAAGGTTGGCCACCACAAGGAAGTTACACTCTGGGAATCGGAAGGAGTCAGATACGATAAATTACCAGAGCTTTAATGCTGATCTTGGCATGCCATCTTTTGTATCTATTTCTGGAGGTGCAGCTAAAACTTTTTCATCCCCTAATGAACATTCTCCTGCACAAAGCAGTGCTTCCACTCAATTTCTTTGGTACTCTGATGGGGATCCTAGAGCCATGGATGTGACCTCCGCTTCCAAGCAATTGTGGGTGAGTTCTCTTGGGCATGATGCCACTGAAACGGCAGTTAGATTGCAGTTTGAGGATTTTGGTGCCTTGCAATATTTTTTGTTTGTTCCTGCCAAAGATTTTGCTTTAGTTGAGTACCGAAATATTCTGGATGCTGTGAAGGCACGTAAATGTATGCAGGGCTCCTCTATATGGGGTGGTTGCCTTCATATTAAGTTTCTTGATAGAGGAGTGGGTAGCAGAGCAGCTTTTAATGGTATAGCTGTTGGTGATAGCTCTTTTGTTTATGTTGGTAATGTGTCAACCCAGCGGTTGAAAGATGAGATACTGCACGAGTTATTGAAAGCAGGCTTGAGGAATCCCCCTCTAGTTACTAGTCTTACTAGTGAAAATGCCTTGCTGCTGGAATTCAGCTCTGCAGAAGAAGCAGCCTCTGCAATTGGGCACATCAGGTATTTTCGTGAAGCTAGTGGATGTCAAGCATATGAAAATAGAAAATGGACACATGGTGCATACATTAAGGATAAGTCTGTTTCTGGATGTCAGCTTCTAGTAAAGCAAGTTGATGCTTCTGTCCCCGACATGGAGTTGATCAATGCATTTTCTAGATTTGGAGAGATTACTGGATGGCAATTTGATAGACTAAATGGTTGCTGCTATATAGATTTCCAGTCACATGAAGCTGCCAACCTTGCAAAATCCCATTTGCGTGGTGCAAGGTTTGGGTCTACTACTGTTGAAGTTGAAATTAGGAGTGGAAACACTGGAAGTGCCCCAAACAATGTGCTTTTTTCACCAAGGGCTCCAAGTTTCCATGATGTGTCTGCTGACCACTGGAAGGCTCGAATGTCTCAGTTATCTTCTTTATTTTCATCTCTGCGTGTCAAATACAATCTTAATCAGAATCTTTCTTATGAAAGCAATAAGCAGAAGAATTATTCACTTTCCACGAAAGATGAAGTACCGGTTAGCACTCTCTATATTACTCTGCCTGGTATTTCTTTTATGACAATCGAAGATGATGACTTAAGGGCCTTGTGCAATCTTGCTGTTGGGAATCTTGGTTCTGTGGTTAGATTGACACGAATAGGTTTGCAAAGTTCTTGCTGGCATGTTGAGTTTAGCAGTGTGGATGCTGCTGTGACTGCACTAGATATCATCCGGAGCTGTTCAGAAACGTTTCTTCAAGCTGAGTTCAG GAATAATAGAGCTGGTGTATATCATGAAGAATCAGTTACACCGAGGAAATTAAATACTTTGGGATATTCTCCATCTCCTGGGGAATTTCGCCCTGCTGGTTTGGATAGCAAACAAGGAAATCCTTATGTTAGATCTTTCACAAATAAACCTGATCTCAATGTTCATATACCGGTATCCCCAAGGGTAAATGTAGAAAATATAGGGTTTCAAGTGCAGCATGGACAAGCATTTCAATCAAACTGGACTGTTGCAAGCAGTGCTGACATGCGGGAAGTGCCCATGGATCTCTCATTTCCTG GTCCCGCCACCAATGCTGGTGAAAAAATCTGGCATTACATGAAGAAGGAGAATGAGCCACAGATGTTTGGGAAAGTAAGCTTACCAAGCCGGACCAGTGTCACACATGTGGGCTCTGTAATACCACCACCGGTGCCAACATCTTTGGTGCGTCCTGTCTATCTTACCCCAAGTAATTCCTGGGATAATTCTGGTCCAAGTCCTCTACTAAACCGAACTTCCACAGGCATGATGCTTATCGATAATCGCAATATTAATGCATGTGCTCCTGTTCCTTTTATACCCTCTTCTATTACTCCACTTTCACAGCTGCCTGGGGGTGCCATGCAGCGATTTGACCAAGTAGTTACAGTACCAGGTTTATCAAATGTAGTTCACCCACCTCCTCCCCCATCCGATGTGCCACCTCCATTGCCTCTCTCTCAGCCACCTTCTGTTCCACCTCCTCCAagctctcctcctcctctgcaaCAACCGAAGGATTCCAACTTGCAAGCAAGTATATCATGTCCTCACCATCAGTGGCAAGGCACTCTTTCAAAAAGTGGAGTTCACTACTGCACAATTTATGCAGTTAGAGAGGACTCGGTTGCTTGTAAATATTCAACCACGTTGTCAGAACcagcaga CTGGCCTGCTAGATTAGATGTAACAAAACGCACAGACATTCAGCATGTGAAGTCAACTTTTTCTAACACTCCTCCTCATAAA AGAGAGGTTTGTCGTTTGCTGCCGTCCACCACAAACGACCAAAGAGGA ATCCAAGACTTCATATCATATCTGAAGCAAAGGGACTGTGCTGGAGTAATAAAGATTCCTGCGGGGAAGTCGATGGGCTCAAGGTTACTCTTCATTCTCCCCTACTCACTCGACACTTGTTCCTTGCTGGCCATTGCACCTCATCCAGCTGACTGTCTTATTGCTTTGATTCTGCCAAAAGAAATAAACACGGAACAATCATAA
- the LOC135643353 gene encoding uncharacterized protein LOC135643353 isoform X1 — protein MSATEQPPKKRKLYEAISDPPIAPPHHQALVSGAPPPPPSQEEIIRKRRNKDEIRSLVECYRRIKFCASQKDAGLMSELEQAYLSLITASRGCSSVQRIVAELIPRYASFCPTALEAAARVSINMYNWSLAIIVKGEDVDGVAYETVKACIFGLVDICCTASHEAPTSSVIQGICSAVFSNILTFFVSTFEGKDIYQIGSREVLKLQDPMDFLHELKHETKYDCETVLHRLFLLRALSFLCIFFAFPKNLLAACFELFVSGGTDVALHREGQYFLNQMTSHLSDDENDVSHVTDKVTDDPSLCPNLTKPSIDSDGNDQTESVAHSRKTLLQSKNCLLGMAIKNDPSMRVWISSYCSKLSKLHGLQATTESLSMLENLFGSLSKLVDGTDFEGSGGNKFDASNHDDVSNPYLVYKNPLQNEDIGGVSKDSGIPDASPADACKRDDGFAEKAMGEREGNSIHGGERLATTRKLHSGNRKESDTINYQSFNADLGMPSFVSISGGAAKTFSSPNEHSPAQSSASTQFLWYSDGDPRAMDVTSASKQLWVSSLGHDATETAVRLQFEDFGALQYFLFVPAKDFALVEYRNILDAVKARKCMQGSSIWGGCLHIKFLDRGVGSRAAFNGIAVGDSSFVYVGNVSTQRLKDEILHELLKAGLRNPPLVTSLTSENALLLEFSSAEEAASAIGHIRYFREASGCQAYENRKWTHGAYIKDKSVSGCQLLVKQVDASVPDMELINAFSRFGEITGWQFDRLNGCCYIDFQSHEAANLAKSHLRGARFGSTTVEVEIRSGNTGSAPNNVLFSPRAPSFHDVSADHWKARMSQLSSLFSSLRVKYNLNQNLSYESNKQKNYSLSTKDEVPVSTLYITLPGISFMTIEDDDLRALCNLAVGNLGSVVRLTRIGLQSSCWHVEFSSVDAAVTALDIIRSCSETFLQAEFRNNRAGVYHEESVTPRKLNTLGYSPSPGEFRPAGLDSKQGNPYVRSFTNKPDLNVHIPVSPRVNVENIGFQVQHGQAFQSNWTVASSADMREVPMDLSFPGPATNAGEKIWHYMKKENEPQMFGKVSLPSRTSVTHVGSVIPPPVPTSLVRPVYLTPSNSWDNSGPSPLLNRTSTGMMLIDNRNINACAPVPFIPSSITPLSQLPGGAMQRFDQVVTVPGLSNVVHPPPPPSDVPPPLPLSQPPSVPPPPSSPPPLQQPKDSNLQASISCPHHQWQGTLSKSGVHYCTIYAVREDSVACKYSTTLSEPADWPARLDVTKRTDIQHVKSTFSNTPPHKFMLICWILLLLMTGLIHGVERGLSFAAVHHKRPKRNPRLHIISEAKGLCWSNKDSCGEVDGLKVTLHSPLLTRHLFLAGHCTSSS, from the exons ATGTCGGCCACCGAGCAGCCGCCCAAGAAGCGAAAGCTCTACGAGGCGATTTCGGACCCACCGATCGCCCCGCCCCATCATCAGGCCTTAGTCTCGGgcgcccccccccctcccccgtcGCAGGAGGAGATCATCCGGAAGCGGAGGAACAAGGATGAGATCCGAAGTCTCGTGGAGTGCTATCGGAGAATCAAGTTTTGCGCCTCCCAGAAGGACGCCGGCCTCATGTCCGAGCTTGAGCAGGCTTATTTGTCTCTAATTACCGCTTCCAGAG GTTGCTCGAGCGTACAGCGTATTGTAGCTGAGCTTATTCCTCGGTATGCATCATTCTGTCCTACTGCTCTAGAGGCAGCAGCTAGAGTTTCTATCAACATGTATAATTGGAGCTTGGCCATAATCGtgaaaggagaggatgttgatggTGTGGCATATGAAACTGTTAAAGCCTGTATTTTTGGTCTAGTTGACATTTGTTGCACAGCATCACATGAAGCACCAACATCTTCTGTCATTCAGGGAATCTGTTCTGCAGTTTTTTCAAATATTCTTACGTTTTTTGTTTCAACTTTTGAGGGTAAGGATATTTATCAGATAGGTAGCAGAGAAGTTCTAAAGCTTCAAGACCCAATGGATTTCCTTCATGAACTGAAGCATGAGACGAAGTATGACTGCGAAACTGTGTTACATAGGTTATTTTTGCTTCGGGCACTTAGTTTCCTTTGCATATTTTTTGCCTTCCCAAAGAACTTACTTGCAGCCTGTTTTGAGCTCTTTGTTTCTGGCGGAACTGATGTTGCTCTACATAGAGAGGGGCAGTACTTTCTAAATCAGATGACAAGTCATCTGAGTGATGATGAAAATGACGTAAGTCATGTGACAGACAAGGTGACTGATGATCCTTCACTATGTCCAAATCTGACAAAACCAAGTATAGATTCCGATGGAAACGATCAAACTGAGTCCGTAGCGCATTCAAGGAAAACTTTGCTACAATCTAAAAATTGTTTATTGGGAATG GCAATTAAGAATGATCCATCCATGAGAGTTTGGATATCTTCTTATTGTAGTAAATTATCCAAGTTGCATGGCCTACAGGCTACTACCGAATCATTATCCATGTTGGAGAACTTATTTGGGTCTTTGTCAAAGTTGGTTGATGGAACAGATTTTGAAGGGAGTGGTGGGAACAAATTTGAtgcatcaaatcatgatgatGTCAGCAACCCATACTTGGTTTACAAGAACCCTCTCCAGAATGAAGACATTGGTGGTGTTTCAAAGGACTCGGGAATTCCTGATGCATCTCCGGCTGATGCGTGCAAAAGAGATGATGGTTTTGCAGAAAAAGCTATGGGTGAAAGGGAAGGAAATTCCATTCATGGTGGGGAAAGGTTGGCCACCACAAGGAAGTTACACTCTGGGAATCGGAAGGAGTCAGATACGATAAATTACCAGAGCTTTAATGCTGATCTTGGCATGCCATCTTTTGTATCTATTTCTGGAGGTGCAGCTAAAACTTTTTCATCCCCTAATGAACATTCTCCTGCACAAAGCAGTGCTTCCACTCAATTTCTTTGGTACTCTGATGGGGATCCTAGAGCCATGGATGTGACCTCCGCTTCCAAGCAATTGTGGGTGAGTTCTCTTGGGCATGATGCCACTGAAACGGCAGTTAGATTGCAGTTTGAGGATTTTGGTGCCTTGCAATATTTTTTGTTTGTTCCTGCCAAAGATTTTGCTTTAGTTGAGTACCGAAATATTCTGGATGCTGTGAAGGCACGTAAATGTATGCAGGGCTCCTCTATATGGGGTGGTTGCCTTCATATTAAGTTTCTTGATAGAGGAGTGGGTAGCAGAGCAGCTTTTAATGGTATAGCTGTTGGTGATAGCTCTTTTGTTTATGTTGGTAATGTGTCAACCCAGCGGTTGAAAGATGAGATACTGCACGAGTTATTGAAAGCAGGCTTGAGGAATCCCCCTCTAGTTACTAGTCTTACTAGTGAAAATGCCTTGCTGCTGGAATTCAGCTCTGCAGAAGAAGCAGCCTCTGCAATTGGGCACATCAGGTATTTTCGTGAAGCTAGTGGATGTCAAGCATATGAAAATAGAAAATGGACACATGGTGCATACATTAAGGATAAGTCTGTTTCTGGATGTCAGCTTCTAGTAAAGCAAGTTGATGCTTCTGTCCCCGACATGGAGTTGATCAATGCATTTTCTAGATTTGGAGAGATTACTGGATGGCAATTTGATAGACTAAATGGTTGCTGCTATATAGATTTCCAGTCACATGAAGCTGCCAACCTTGCAAAATCCCATTTGCGTGGTGCAAGGTTTGGGTCTACTACTGTTGAAGTTGAAATTAGGAGTGGAAACACTGGAAGTGCCCCAAACAATGTGCTTTTTTCACCAAGGGCTCCAAGTTTCCATGATGTGTCTGCTGACCACTGGAAGGCTCGAATGTCTCAGTTATCTTCTTTATTTTCATCTCTGCGTGTCAAATACAATCTTAATCAGAATCTTTCTTATGAAAGCAATAAGCAGAAGAATTATTCACTTTCCACGAAAGATGAAGTACCGGTTAGCACTCTCTATATTACTCTGCCTGGTATTTCTTTTATGACAATCGAAGATGATGACTTAAGGGCCTTGTGCAATCTTGCTGTTGGGAATCTTGGTTCTGTGGTTAGATTGACACGAATAGGTTTGCAAAGTTCTTGCTGGCATGTTGAGTTTAGCAGTGTGGATGCTGCTGTGACTGCACTAGATATCATCCGGAGCTGTTCAGAAACGTTTCTTCAAGCTGAGTTCAG GAATAATAGAGCTGGTGTATATCATGAAGAATCAGTTACACCGAGGAAATTAAATACTTTGGGATATTCTCCATCTCCTGGGGAATTTCGCCCTGCTGGTTTGGATAGCAAACAAGGAAATCCTTATGTTAGATCTTTCACAAATAAACCTGATCTCAATGTTCATATACCGGTATCCCCAAGGGTAAATGTAGAAAATATAGGGTTTCAAGTGCAGCATGGACAAGCATTTCAATCAAACTGGACTGTTGCAAGCAGTGCTGACATGCGGGAAGTGCCCATGGATCTCTCATTTCCTG GTCCCGCCACCAATGCTGGTGAAAAAATCTGGCATTACATGAAGAAGGAGAATGAGCCACAGATGTTTGGGAAAGTAAGCTTACCAAGCCGGACCAGTGTCACACATGTGGGCTCTGTAATACCACCACCGGTGCCAACATCTTTGGTGCGTCCTGTCTATCTTACCCCAAGTAATTCCTGGGATAATTCTGGTCCAAGTCCTCTACTAAACCGAACTTCCACAGGCATGATGCTTATCGATAATCGCAATATTAATGCATGTGCTCCTGTTCCTTTTATACCCTCTTCTATTACTCCACTTTCACAGCTGCCTGGGGGTGCCATGCAGCGATTTGACCAAGTAGTTACAGTACCAGGTTTATCAAATGTAGTTCACCCACCTCCTCCCCCATCCGATGTGCCACCTCCATTGCCTCTCTCTCAGCCACCTTCTGTTCCACCTCCTCCAagctctcctcctcctctgcaaCAACCGAAGGATTCCAACTTGCAAGCAAGTATATCATGTCCTCACCATCAGTGGCAAGGCACTCTTTCAAAAAGTGGAGTTCACTACTGCACAATTTATGCAGTTAGAGAGGACTCGGTTGCTTGTAAATATTCAACCACGTTGTCAGAACcagcaga CTGGCCTGCTAGATTAGATGTAACAAAACGCACAGACATTCAGCATGTGAAGTCAACTTTTTCTAACACTCCTCCTCATAAA TTTATGTTAATTTGTTGGATTCTTCTCTTGCTGATGACTGGTTTAATACATGGTGTAGAGAGAGGTTTGTCGTTTGCTGCCGTCCACCACAAACGACCAAAGAGGA ATCCAAGACTTCATATCATATCTGAAGCAAAGGGACTGTGCTGGAGTAATAAAGATTCCTGCGGGGAAGTCGATGGGCTCAAGGTTACTCTTCATTCTCCCCTACTCACTCGACACTTGTTCCTTGCTGGCCATTGCACCTCATCCAGCTGA
- the LOC103990306 gene encoding FAD-linked sulfhydryl oxidase ERV1, whose amino-acid sequence MAGNPLEPFFQACESISHCVQTHLSRLFLPPQADSRHPHSLFKETSLPLFSVFSKPPSTTDDGSAPFRRKKEAKAAGPLTKEELGRATWTLLHAIAAQYPDQPTRQQKHDVKELMAILSRLYPCKECADHIKEVLKANPIQAGSQDEFSQWLCHIHNVVNRSLGKLIFPCNRVNARWGKLDCIDHNCDLQGSSDLTNQQR is encoded by the exons ATGGCGGGGAACCCCTTAGAGCCCTTCTTCCAAGCTTGCGAATCCATCTCCCACTGCGTTCAAACCCACCTCTCCCGCCTTTTCCTCCCGCCGCAAGCCGACTCCCGCCACCCCCACTCGCTCTTCAAGGAGACAAGCCTACCTCTCTTCTCCGTCTTCTCCAAGCCTCCCTCCACGACGGACGATGGAAGCGCGCCTTTTCGACGTAAAAAGGAG GCCAAAGCTGCGGGGCCTTTGACCAAGGAGGAGCTCGGGAGGGCGACTTGGACTCTGCTGCACGCCATCGCTGCCCAG taccCAGATCAACCAACAaggcagcagaagcatgatgtaAAGGAATTG ATGGCTATCTTATCTCGACTTTATCCTTGTAAAGAATGTGCAGACCATATTAAGGAAGTACTGaa GGCGAATCCTATACAAGCAGGTTCACAAGATGAGTTTTCTCAGTGGCTATGTCATATACATAATGTTGTAAACCGCAG CCTGGGAAAATTGATTTTTCCTTGTAATAGAGTAAATGCAAGATGGGGTAAATTGGACTGCATCGATCATAATTGTGATCTTCAGGGAAGTTCGGACTTGACCAACCAACAAAGATGA